One region of Xyrauchen texanus isolate HMW12.3.18 chromosome 11, RBS_HiC_50CHRs, whole genome shotgun sequence genomic DNA includes:
- the LOC127652131 gene encoding thioredoxin-like — translation MIIIIEDLDAFNKALAEAGDKLVVVDFTATWCGPCQSIAPFFKGLSENAANSNVVFLKVDVDDAQDVAQFCEIKCMPTFHFYKNGKKVDEFSGSNQAKLEEMVNNIK, via the exons ATGATCATCATCATTGAAGATCTG GATGCCTTTAACAAAGCTCTTGCTGAGGCAGGTGATAAACTGGTAGTGGTTGACTTTACAGCTACGTGGTGTGGGCCTTGTCAGAGCATCGCTCCATTTTTCAAA GGTCTTTCTGAAAATGCTGCCAACTCTAATGTGGTCTTCCTCAAAGTAGATGTGGATGATGCTCAG GATGTGGCCCAGTTTTGTGAGATTAAATGTATGCCAACATTCCACTTCTACAAGAATGGGAAAAAG GTGGATGAATTTTCTGGGTCCAACCAAGCTAAACTGGAAGAGATGGTGAACAACATCAAATGA